The Brassica napus cultivar Da-Ae chromosome C7, Da-Ae, whole genome shotgun sequence genomic interval aaTCATTCTTtgtccagcttataatctttctcctttaatattcggattcatttgtttcatgcaatacgtacctggccactatttgatcacccatgttttggctctcgGTCCTTTTGATTTCGTGGAGAAAGTCCTATTattatatattcccaatcctcttctgaggttccatctttagacggcacatgtatgtatgtggtggtttattcaaaatctcttaagatggtgtatgtctggttttatgacccgtattcaatctgagatgagAATATccatgctcacttatatggcctgatgcatattatcatcctatacatgtaaattcataatgtccccaagcttatagactttataATCTCATCCTTATGGATAATAGCTTTACATGGCCGAACCTTTATAGGTAATAGCTTACTTGGCCGaacctttataggtaatggatTGTGTGCGGTCAAGCCTGCACTACACGGCCAATTCACGGCCAAGTCACGGCCAATTCACGGCCAAGTCACGGTCAAGTCGTTTATAACATGGTTCTATTCAGCCGGGTAATGGCCTCTTAGatttggccgtttgtatcatggcctctacagCCGAGGAATGGTCCTTTATGGTCGAGTAATTACCGAGCCATATAAGATTGTCTTAGACCATAGTGGTatacgaacttgtagtattgatcatgggtttatcctctctccccctcatgaccatactataaggtcgtggttcttgggacaattaagcctaatgagtttccctttgtgtacatgtttcacaacgtgagatcttttacgggataactctgtgccttttcaatctttgcatcaggtttagactttaggatggctaatcctatcatgccatatagtgtaaaatttcgtggtgttatctcaatatggttaccacatctcttgcctctttatcatactgatctgtagcatagttttgatcagtagagatcatcggtatagtcttgaccactttctttcaaggtcttaggcgtttttcttcttaaaatctaaatgtacttgtttccttccttacccattgtttctacttggaaaccatacattataacttcaaaGGGTCACATGTTCTTTTCGGTGTGTATAACGCCTTTtaaggcaatgccttagccatagtttctttactatgcttactatacccattcatgatttcttacttggttttatgccctttaggcaactctttaaaattatttatatgttcaagtaagatcaggcaagataatgaattcaaaatcaattcttattatatatataaaatcgtgaaacatcaaagcaaatcataaagcaataagacaagtcGTATCAAAATTTAGTCcttgagacaatcagaagtctcaaagTCCTTCTGGTCATCTTTAGCAATGTCGGAATCATTATCGGCCTCATATCCGGAATCGTGAACCATGtgagcctccgggttcttgttcttcagactttcttggtagagctcacataagtgcttaggggttctacagttcttggcccaatggtttcccattccacatctgtgacaaacatatttggtcgagtaagacggtttggatatgccgcctcgaccacggccataaCTACCTCGGCCACGGCcataattggaaccacgaccatggttattgtggtttcctttccggccggTCGAGTAGTTGTCTCGGCTGTTCGAGTAATTGTCACTGCCACGCCCCTTGTAACCACTACGGCCATTGCCGTGTGATCTCTTATTGTTTTGGACGTAATTGCACTCGTTGGGTTCTTTCTTTTCAACCTCATTAGCTTCCGGTAATGGTGCTGTTCCAACAGGTCTAgcttcactgttcttcatcaggagctcattgtttgcctcgtCCAGAagcaggcacgagatcagatcagtatatgtggTGAAGCCTTTCATTCTGTACTGCTGTTGCGGTATCACATTCGATGAATGGAATGTAGAGTAAGTCTTCTCAAGTAACTCTTCttcggttactacttcaccacaatGTCTCAGCATCGAGACCGTCTTAAATAAGACTGAATTGTACTCATCCACCGACTTATAATccaagaatctaagattcttcCAGTCgtttctagcctttggaagtaacaccgttttctggtgatcatatctatgctgtaaagcatcccaaagttccagtggattttccatcgtgatgtactgatcttttagaccttcaatgaggtgatggcgtataatacttatagccaTGTACCGATTTTTATCGGTCTCATTGTTGCCCttgatgatagtatcaccaagtccctttgACCTTAGACTGATCTCTGTATCTAGCACCCACTGCAAgtagttatctccggagagattaagggctgcatagtctctgtttgagattttcgacatctgaatcacatcatcATTCAAAATTGAGtctcacaatgtgatcatgtggccgcaaGATAATcgacaagctcggccacaaacatgTCTTACGCATTTATGAAAATCAAGcaatctaatcgaccatggtgcgaaACAATCAtcaagccacacggccatgtaGTTCTACTTAATGCAAACGGTTTCAAGATTTTATAAACTACATGCTGGTCGATTCCTTTTAAACAGTATGAATGCAATCCATATTCAGATTCATTTGTATGCAAATAATCTTAATCAATTCTAGGGTTTCGGTTTAAACATTAGTAGGATTCGATTTTAAGATTAAGGTTTCAAAGCCTTTAGGAATATAAATCGAGATTAAgtgtttttaaacatttaaacaTTCAAGCAATACCTTACGGCCAAGATGAGCCACACGGCTATTTTAGTTCAATTCATCATCCCTGGAATTAGATCTAAGttcaattgcaatcaatcagtAGTGATCAAGTTCGAGTATGAAGGcaataaggccacacggccacgagATGATATAATCAAGGGCTTATCAagttttttagtttaaacaagtcAAGCAATTCAGATTCGAGTTTAAACAATCCTAGCAATctttctaggtgatcaaataaaacaatcaagttttaaatcaaacaattaaaaccgatttccagtttagggttttagggttttcgaaactTTGATATTTGATCAAGggaatttgatttgagattcaaaatcattaaaacttttattttaattgatcaatggatcaatctcgaattATGGTTTAGGAGAACGGACGTATTCGAGCTCCGATTTACTCTTTAGGATTTGATCTATTTttcctatggctttcatctttagagttctgattttagggtttcaatctttacaaaacaaccaggtTCAATTCATATTCTCAGAATTTAGGATTACCCTTGTTTTGCAGATTGTAGACACCGGACCTCCAAAGATCAGAGACGAGCTGAGACGAACGGGCTCGAGTCggctcctatcgggtcgcgttGCCGACGGCTATCGCGAGCTTGTTTCTTCTCGCGGACGGTTGTGTTTGGTCAGGGATTTGGTATGAGCTGGACGCAAGCTGTGCTGAGGCTGAGGACGTTGATCACGGACAGGGAACGTCTGGAGCTGAGCTTGATCGGAGCTGAGCTTGATCGGAGTTTGCAAGCCGGAACacaagcaagaacaatttagggttcttcgggatTAGGGTTTCAAAAGACCAAGACGGCGCCGTGTATTGTTTCTGCAAGTgagggcgcgtctgagatcgtATCGACGAACGGTTTACGCTGATGGATTcttctcgtcaagagcttcaatttgatatgtggctcgtcatctggttcctcagggtttgagagatagatcgattttaagttgcgcatgatttagggtttatgtgtgacggatttt includes:
- the LOC106388236 gene encoding uncharacterized protein LOC106388236, producing the protein MSKISNRDYAALNLSGDNYLQWVLDTEISLRSKGLGDTIIKGNNETDKNRYMAISIIRHHLIEGLKDQYITMENPLELWDALQHRYDHQKTVLLPKARNDWKNLRFLDYKSVDEYNSVLFKTVSMLRHCGEVVTEEELLEKTYSTFHSSNANNELLMKNSEARPVGTAPLPEANEVEKKEPNECNYVQNNKRSHGNGRSGYKGRGSDNYSNSRDNYSTGRKGNHNNHGRGSNYGRGRGSYGRGRGGISKPSYSTKYVCHRCGMGNHWAKNCRTPKHLCELYQESLKNKNPEAHMVHDSGYEADNDSDIAKDDQKDFETSDCLKD